Proteins encoded in a region of the Nocardia asteroides genome:
- a CDS encoding pyridoxamine 5'-phosphate oxidase family protein has protein sequence MPLTSEQRQEFLAQPHVAAFSVAAGSGRAPLTLPIWYHYSPGGEAWILTGPESRKMRYIREAGRFGLMVQQVEPTVRYVSVEGPVTRITPMTDEQHREMAARYLPAESVDAYLKAAEAYGEQVAVFLRPERWLSADLGNPSEF, from the coding sequence ATGCCTCTGACCTCCGAACAGCGTCAAGAGTTCCTGGCTCAGCCGCATGTGGCCGCGTTCTCGGTGGCCGCGGGTTCCGGTCGTGCCCCGCTCACCCTCCCGATCTGGTATCACTACAGCCCCGGTGGCGAGGCGTGGATCCTGACCGGCCCGGAGTCACGGAAGATGCGCTACATCCGGGAGGCCGGCCGGTTCGGTCTGATGGTTCAGCAGGTCGAACCCACGGTGCGGTATGTGAGTGTGGAGGGCCCGGTCACCCGGATCACCCCGATGACCGACGAGCAGCACCGCGAGATGGCGGCGCGGTACCTGCCCGCCGAATCGGTCGACGCCTATCTGAAGGCGGCCGAGGCCTACGGCGAGCAGGTCGCGGTCTTCCTGCGGCCGGAGCGCTGGCTCTCGGCCGACCTGGGGAACCCGAGCGAGTTCTAG
- a CDS encoding aminotransferase class V-fold PLP-dependent enzyme, producing MFPALTAASEVYLDSAATTQKPLPVIEVMNRYHSNGTANVGRGTYPWATGLTARIARVRERTAAFIGAEHPDEVVFTGGATAALNAVALSWGLTALADGDQILYNASDHASNVYPWQHLRGLLARFGRRIDLIPYRVTGAGEADTDDILAKITPRTRLITAGHLHHVFGGLSTLEGVRGRIDPAILLCFDCSQSGGHLPVDVTALGADFAIFAAHKMFGAPGTGILYCRRRVHDQLVPFLPGGNSGARPGPAGLDSGPMPALLEGGTPNIAGILALGSALEVLESLGMGVIAAHNRALTLRLIDGLRPVPGLEFLPGPAHAACEVGYGIVSFTLDGISATDAGFVLSELGFLVRTGAHCVPAVTDGADSVRVSTHIYNTPDEIDRFVACVRTIAEEVT from the coding sequence ATGTTCCCGGCGCTCACCGCGGCCTCCGAGGTCTACCTCGACAGCGCAGCCACCACCCAGAAGCCGCTGCCGGTGATCGAGGTGATGAACCGCTATCACAGCAACGGCACGGCCAACGTCGGCCGCGGCACCTATCCCTGGGCAACCGGCCTGACCGCCCGGATCGCCCGCGTCCGGGAGCGGACCGCCGCTTTCATCGGCGCGGAACACCCGGACGAGGTGGTCTTCACCGGCGGCGCCACCGCCGCGCTCAACGCTGTCGCGCTGTCCTGGGGCCTGACCGCCCTCGCCGACGGCGACCAGATCCTCTACAACGCCAGCGACCACGCGTCGAACGTGTACCCCTGGCAGCACCTGCGCGGGCTGCTCGCCCGGTTCGGACGCCGCATCGACCTGATCCCCTACCGGGTGACCGGCGCCGGTGAGGCGGACACCGACGACATCCTGGCCAAGATCACGCCGCGCACCAGGCTGATCACGGCCGGGCATCTGCACCACGTCTTCGGCGGTCTCAGCACCCTGGAGGGAGTGCGGGGGCGCATCGATCCGGCCATCCTGCTGTGTTTCGACTGCTCGCAGAGCGGCGGGCACCTACCGGTCGACGTGACAGCGCTCGGCGCGGACTTCGCGATCTTCGCCGCGCACAAGATGTTCGGCGCACCGGGCACCGGAATCCTGTACTGCCGCCGACGCGTGCACGACCAGTTGGTGCCGTTCCTGCCCGGCGGCAATTCCGGTGCCCGGCCCGGCCCGGCCGGGCTGGACTCGGGACCGATGCCCGCGCTGTTGGAAGGCGGTACCCCCAACATTGCCGGCATCCTCGCCCTCGGCAGCGCGCTCGAGGTGCTGGAATCACTCGGCATGGGCGTGATCGCCGCGCACAACCGAGCCCTGACCCTGCGCCTGATCGACGGCCTGCGCCCGGTTCCCGGGTTGGAGTTCCTGCCCGGCCCGGCACACGCCGCGTGTGAAGTCGGCTACGGCATCGTCTCCTTCACCCTGGACGGAATCTCGGCCACCGACGCGGGCTTCGTGTTGAGCGAGCTGGGTTTTCTGGTGCGTACCGGCGCGCACTGCGTCCCCGCCGTGACCGATGGCGCGGACTCGGTGCGAGTCAGCACGCACATCTACAACACTCCCGACGAGATCGACCGATTCGTCGCGTGTGTGCGAACCATTGCCGAGGAGGTCACGTGA
- a CDS encoding heavy-metal-associated domain-containing protein, translated as MSIDIPRYDRRSASRVLAELAQPGLFTAPAPVPPPRRFEFICTALRPETDSHLTYSQRLYLERFMRPCRADQVTSATHRIAWTDSDGIPNTGHFRADGLGPSVPIAMRETVLALWRHLDTDPGFAARVAAIGPGEHAVLAGTTTDHDPRDIFRVGIEAAGRVLAQHALLAAQTPYRDAAEFAAGIRDSGIFTAVATRWFWELQASTYRRGMIPVTLVAQPDGTVRYTAETVATLRAMKDATIADAHAVMERATTVEGLTVAEAIAKYHDDLDLISRQYALLPTGSHPSCLAATPQQLDSGHVSILPQLAGRFVATFTEIIGRCEMVEVRAELDETTADRAATAEDQVFYVPDMTCKHCVRTIGGVLESMDIRVVEIDLDSKRVVAEFRSPRNRARAFEAIRDSGYNPAAQRPDGAARTSATEPSEAAV; from the coding sequence GTGAGTATCGACATCCCCCGCTACGACCGGCGGTCCGCGTCCAGGGTGCTTGCCGAGTTGGCGCAACCGGGGTTGTTCACCGCACCGGCTCCCGTGCCCCCGCCACGCCGGTTCGAATTCATCTGTACCGCACTACGTCCCGAGACGGACAGTCATCTCACCTATTCGCAGCGGCTGTATCTGGAGCGGTTCATGCGGCCGTGCCGCGCGGATCAGGTGACCAGCGCGACGCACCGGATCGCGTGGACCGACAGCGACGGCATCCCGAATACCGGCCACTTCCGCGCCGACGGTCTCGGCCCCTCGGTACCGATCGCGATGCGTGAGACCGTCCTGGCGCTGTGGCGCCACCTGGACACCGACCCCGGTTTCGCCGCGCGGGTCGCGGCGATCGGACCGGGCGAACACGCCGTGCTGGCGGGCACGACCACCGACCACGATCCGCGCGACATCTTCCGGGTCGGCATCGAGGCGGCGGGGCGCGTGCTGGCACAGCACGCGCTGCTGGCCGCCCAGACCCCGTACCGGGATGCCGCCGAATTCGCCGCGGGGATTCGCGATTCCGGGATCTTCACCGCGGTGGCCACTCGATGGTTCTGGGAGTTGCAGGCTTCGACCTATCGGCGCGGCATGATCCCGGTGACGCTCGTCGCACAACCCGACGGAACCGTCCGCTACACCGCGGAGACCGTGGCGACCCTGCGCGCGATGAAGGACGCCACCATCGCCGACGCGCACGCCGTGATGGAGCGCGCCACCACCGTCGAAGGCCTCACGGTCGCGGAGGCCATCGCCAAGTATCACGACGACCTGGACCTGATCTCCCGGCAATACGCCCTGCTGCCCACCGGAAGCCACCCTTCCTGCCTGGCGGCCACCCCACAGCAGCTCGACAGCGGGCACGTCAGCATCCTCCCGCAGCTGGCCGGCCGGTTCGTCGCGACGTTCACCGAGATCATCGGCCGCTGCGAGATGGTCGAAGTGCGCGCCGAACTGGACGAGACGACCGCCGACCGCGCCGCCACCGCCGAGGACCAGGTGTTCTACGTGCCGGATATGACCTGCAAGCACTGCGTTCGCACGATCGGCGGAGTGCTGGAATCGATGGACATCCGCGTGGTCGAGATCGACCTGGACAGCAAACGGGTGGTGGCCGAGTTCCGGAGCCCGCGCAATCGGGCACGCGCGTTCGAGGCGATCCGGGACAGCGGCTACAATCCGGCCGCGCAGCGTCCCGACGGCGCGGCACGGACTTCGGCCACCGAGCCGTCGGAAGCCGCCGTATGA
- a CDS encoding decarboxylase, whose amino-acid sequence MTPWPPALPAKLHPTVRAFLDTPGVAAQALTRFGSPAHLLFPQIYSENLLRLRTVLERHLPGYRICYAHKVNQSRAFVRTAEREGIAIDVASPHELSSALGAGFAAARIEVTGPKGESFLHDLVGRGVTVNVDNSWELGRIAELAPGHPRIPVLLRVSGFDPGQVSRFGMPLAHVGQALDLLAAQRARIAFLGFAFHLDSGELGERVRAIEACLRLIEQAYDRGLAPSVLDIGGGFRQVFTADAERFDAYVLALRESLLGRGESMTWGSNTFGYHVAGGAVHGTPVFHKYANTVAADTMLAELLAAPLERHGGRTVAQVTGDNLLEMWLEPGKALVDHAGVTVATVEFVKEVADGSVLVHVDLSRDSVTPADQEVMVDPILLPRAGDGLTPTHATAESGGGTGPIGVYFAGRLCLERDLITNHKVWLPTTPRPGDAVVFPNTAAYHMDLSAARASMHPLPVKLAVTHGPDGFRIVRDAEYEPDFPVESPRSRHISPHTAHLATSPVRSVEAP is encoded by the coding sequence ATGACGCCGTGGCCGCCGGCGCTGCCCGCGAAACTGCATCCGACGGTCCGCGCTTTTCTCGACACGCCGGGCGTCGCGGCGCAGGCGCTGACACGATTCGGGTCGCCTGCGCATCTGCTGTTCCCGCAGATCTACTCGGAGAATCTGCTCCGTCTGCGCACAGTCCTGGAGCGGCACCTTCCCGGATACCGGATCTGCTACGCGCACAAAGTGAACCAGTCCCGGGCGTTCGTCCGCACCGCCGAACGCGAGGGCATCGCCATCGACGTCGCGTCACCGCACGAACTGTCCAGTGCCCTCGGGGCGGGATTCGCGGCGGCGCGCATCGAGGTCACCGGCCCGAAAGGCGAAAGCTTCCTCCACGACCTCGTCGGCCGCGGGGTGACGGTCAACGTGGACAACTCGTGGGAACTGGGCCGCATCGCGGAACTGGCTCCCGGACATCCGAGAATTCCCGTGCTGCTGCGGGTTTCCGGCTTCGACCCGGGCCAGGTGAGCCGGTTCGGGATGCCGCTCGCGCACGTCGGACAGGCCCTCGATCTGCTGGCTGCGCAGCGCGCGCGGATCGCCTTCCTCGGCTTCGCTTTCCACCTCGACTCGGGCGAGCTCGGCGAGCGGGTGCGGGCGATCGAGGCCTGCCTGCGCTTGATCGAGCAAGCCTACGATCGCGGTCTCGCCCCGTCGGTGCTCGACATCGGCGGCGGGTTCCGTCAAGTGTTCACCGCCGATGCCGAGCGGTTCGACGCCTACGTGCTCGCCCTGCGGGAATCGCTGCTGGGCCGGGGTGAGTCGATGACGTGGGGCAGCAACACCTTCGGCTATCACGTCGCGGGCGGCGCCGTGCACGGCACACCGGTTTTCCACAAGTACGCCAACACCGTCGCGGCCGACACCATGCTCGCGGAACTTCTCGCCGCGCCGCTGGAGCGGCACGGCGGGCGCACGGTGGCACAGGTGACGGGCGACAATCTGCTGGAGATGTGGCTGGAGCCGGGCAAGGCGCTGGTCGATCACGCGGGCGTCACGGTCGCCACGGTCGAGTTCGTCAAGGAGGTCGCCGACGGCAGCGTGCTGGTGCACGTCGACCTCAGCCGCGACTCCGTGACGCCCGCCGACCAAGAGGTCATGGTCGACCCCATCCTGCTGCCCCGTGCGGGCGACGGGCTCACACCCACCCACGCCACCGCTGAAAGCGGTGGCGGCACAGGCCCGATCGGCGTCTATTTCGCCGGACGTCTGTGCCTGGAGCGAGACCTCATCACCAATCACAAGGTGTGGTTGCCCACCACGCCCCGGCCGGGCGACGCGGTGGTGTTCCCCAATACCGCCGCCTACCACATGGACCTGTCGGCCGCGCGGGCATCGATGCACCCGCTGCCCGTGAAACTCGCCGTCACCCACGGGCCCGACGGATTCCGGATCGTCCGCGACGCCGAGTACGAACCGGATTTCCCCGTCGAGTCGCCGCGATCACGCCATATCTCGCCGCATACCGCCCACCTTGCGACCAGCCCGGTCCGATCCGTCGAGGCTCCCTGA
- a CDS encoding pyridoxal-phosphate dependent enzyme → MRYEHITELIGNTPLLRLDPAVHGLANVELYAKLESHNPFGSVKDRVAWGMLRDDLAEIRAGARTLIEASSGNTAKALRVLGSMYSIDLRAVTNRIKVAEVRDLLQLLGTEIVELPGLSECPDPTTPNDVYSVIEATMAQHPGAYRHLSQYTNEKNIEAHHHGTGREIHEDLAADGITRIDYLIGGLGTTGSTRGTATYLRKYNPELRTVAVVSERSDFIPGIRSETEMWDVGLFQPDFYDRIVTVSAGDAVDATLRLATGYGVLAGPTSGAGYAAALETLGALDLSATDPQDPIVAVFIVCDRLEPYLSYIKKRRPELFGRAGRSAEPTAAELAAVPRLSPEQLAELDRTARPTIVDSRGAMAYRIGHVPGAVNIRDDQLDEMFGHGIPFPRSRPVVFVCPVGELSVRFAARARQAGYDAAGLAGGVVAWRDAGLPLERG, encoded by the coding sequence ATGCGATACGAGCACATCACCGAACTCATCGGCAACACGCCACTGCTGCGGCTCGACCCCGCGGTGCACGGGCTGGCGAACGTAGAGCTCTACGCGAAGTTGGAGTCGCACAACCCGTTCGGCTCGGTCAAGGACCGGGTGGCCTGGGGGATGCTGCGCGACGACCTGGCGGAGATCCGGGCCGGCGCTCGGACGCTCATCGAGGCATCCAGCGGGAACACGGCCAAGGCGCTGCGCGTCCTCGGCTCGATGTACAGCATCGACCTGCGCGCGGTGACCAACCGGATCAAGGTGGCCGAGGTCCGTGACCTGCTGCAGCTGCTCGGGACGGAGATCGTGGAACTGCCCGGGCTGTCGGAGTGCCCGGACCCGACCACGCCGAACGACGTCTACTCGGTGATCGAGGCGACCATGGCGCAGCACCCCGGCGCGTATCGGCATCTGTCGCAGTACACCAACGAGAAGAACATCGAGGCCCACCACCACGGCACCGGACGGGAGATCCATGAGGACCTGGCGGCCGATGGCATCACCAGGATCGATTATCTGATCGGCGGGCTCGGTACCACCGGGTCCACCCGAGGAACCGCCACCTATCTGCGTAAGTACAACCCCGAATTACGCACTGTCGCCGTGGTTTCCGAACGGTCCGACTTCATTCCCGGCATTCGGTCGGAGACCGAGATGTGGGATGTCGGGCTGTTCCAGCCTGATTTCTACGACCGGATCGTCACCGTGTCGGCGGGCGACGCCGTGGACGCGACGCTGCGCCTGGCGACCGGCTACGGCGTCCTGGCCGGGCCGACCAGCGGCGCGGGGTACGCCGCCGCGCTGGAAACGCTCGGCGCGCTCGATCTCTCGGCGACCGATCCGCAAGACCCGATCGTCGCGGTGTTCATCGTGTGCGACCGGCTCGAGCCCTACCTGTCCTACATCAAGAAGCGAAGGCCGGAACTGTTCGGCCGCGCCGGACGCTCAGCCGAGCCGACCGCGGCCGAGCTGGCCGCGGTACCGCGCCTGTCGCCCGAGCAGCTCGCCGAACTGGACCGGACCGCGCGTCCGACCATCGTGGACAGCCGGGGCGCCATGGCCTACCGCATCGGGCACGTGCCGGGCGCGGTGAACATTCGCGACGACCAACTCGACGAGATGTTCGGTCACGGCATCCCGTTCCCGCGATCGCGTCCTGTCGTCTTCGTCTGCCCGGTCGGCGAGCTGTCGGTGCGCTTCGCCGCACGCGCCCGGCAGGCCGGATACGACGCCGCCGGCTTGGCCGGTGGCGTGGTCGCCTGGCGCGATGCGGGCCTGCCTCTGGAACGAGGCTGA
- a CDS encoding TetR/AcrR family transcriptional regulator, protein MQTGQESDDDGSPRIWGGTTLTERRETRRTALLEAALDLIGESGASGVTMRAVCRKANLTDRYFYESFAGRDELLDVLYRQVADEFLEPMTAFAATDDPSRDRALSEILVDKVLADPRKSRLFLVEPYSSTGLGQTTFAVMPVFTRIMQDHLFGHIEDPVKRRLAAVTMASGNAGMFSAWLNGSLRATREQIIEHCVATLTVYRSLYRS, encoded by the coding sequence GTGCAGACAGGTCAGGAATCAGACGACGACGGGAGCCCGCGGATCTGGGGTGGGACGACGCTCACCGAGCGCAGGGAGACGCGACGGACGGCGCTGCTGGAGGCGGCGCTCGATCTGATCGGCGAGTCGGGTGCGAGTGGCGTCACCATGCGTGCGGTGTGCCGCAAGGCCAACCTCACCGACCGCTACTTCTACGAGAGCTTCGCCGGCCGCGACGAGTTGCTGGACGTGCTCTACCGTCAGGTCGCCGACGAGTTCCTGGAGCCGATGACGGCCTTCGCCGCCACCGACGACCCGTCCCGCGATCGCGCCCTATCGGAGATCCTGGTCGACAAGGTGCTCGCCGACCCGCGCAAATCACGGCTTTTCCTGGTCGAGCCGTATTCCAGCACCGGGCTCGGGCAGACCACCTTCGCGGTGATGCCGGTCTTCACCCGGATCATGCAGGACCATCTGTTCGGTCACATCGAGGACCCGGTCAAGCGCAGGCTGGCGGCCGTGACCATGGCCAGCGGGAACGCGGGCATGTTCTCGGCGTGGCTGAACGGCTCGCTGCGCGCCACCCGCGAGCAGATCATCGAGCACTGCGTGGCGACCCTCACCGTGTACCGCTCGCTCTACCGTTCCTGA
- a CDS encoding ATP-binding protein, whose translation MGGRLALVVGSECAALGELGFTEELANGLYGSLTETGGWRSAIELDGPVLNPTAAQMFAAVDTAFAAASEQQATLLLGFIGHGVATTAEDFYLLGHDSPGDPNSHNAFHLTQAIRERLDRAALDGLVMLVDACEAGQGVQGAARRWTDLLAQSGGRMELLVASGDGPAYSGCFTRTMLATFGLGLPLRGENLLPSDLVDPIAVQCTHQQPQHLSFSSGAVSTTQGVDPGLWLVPNTARHRDAVSGRSAAGFVDQLTRRLLLTPDVRERLDAIVDAGSHRLRAVLGPAGVGKSTLLAMLIRPSLVDGLAVTPDYITAAVFLTVNSSVESVAAELAVQLDARLPGFREAARAARAHRPRDESDIFDILVRRPLARLSTAGRRVTLVFDGLNQPQEGTRRLLVAAIVDLTEREDLRHVRVIVGIRPGTGVEDDPKLAHMHRIEIAEPAADDIAAVVDSARGTAPLGPVDWIGWIQRLLAETPTDASGSRVVSGGWLVARILLEVASRLTDGAVASGIGLDRVIALRVETALRGVDPETASATAALLGVLVAAGVGPVLPLELLDAALSSLGVDLSAARIRDVAVNLGALVTRSHPGTVRESLGVSHSAFLPALGAECDRLGVRLVDAHRALVAAIQADDTDRAADYARGSAVRHCLAYGASALAVDFLVKLETGRSADDRDLWAAWVPDFVGTLGPDHPDTFTTRERRAYHLAESGDLVGAVADFELLLEDRLRVLGPDDPDTLDTRDRLASYRARCGDHSGAGEEFERLLTDQLRLLGPDHPETLRTRNNLASNRGDIGDFAGAIARFERLRADRARVQGADHPDTLRTRNSLAYWRADSGDLLGARAEFEQLVADYLRVFGADHADTLGARNNLAAFRARSGDLAGAGTEFTRLLDDRLRVLGPDHPDTLLTRGRLASYRADSGDLAGAITDLEKLLADRLRVLGSDHPDTFDTRHDLVCCRARHGDLARAIAELEVLLVAELRALGPNHAHTIRTRNTLAYWRGQYVD comes from the coding sequence ATGGGAGGACGGCTAGCGCTGGTGGTGGGGTCGGAATGCGCGGCGCTGGGAGAATTGGGTTTCACCGAAGAACTCGCCAACGGCCTGTACGGGAGCCTGACCGAGACCGGCGGCTGGCGATCGGCGATCGAACTCGACGGCCCGGTCCTGAATCCGACCGCGGCGCAGATGTTCGCCGCGGTCGACACGGCCTTCGCGGCGGCATCGGAGCAGCAGGCCACGCTGCTGCTCGGCTTCATCGGGCACGGAGTGGCCACGACCGCCGAGGACTTCTACTTGCTCGGCCACGATTCCCCCGGCGATCCGAACTCGCACAACGCTTTCCACCTGACCCAGGCGATCAGGGAGCGGCTCGACCGCGCCGCCCTCGACGGGCTGGTGATGCTCGTCGACGCCTGCGAGGCGGGTCAGGGTGTGCAGGGCGCCGCCCGCCGGTGGACCGATCTGCTGGCGCAGTCGGGCGGCCGGATGGAGCTGCTGGTCGCCTCAGGCGACGGGCCGGCGTATTCCGGGTGCTTCACCCGCACCATGCTCGCCACCTTCGGCCTCGGCCTGCCGCTGCGCGGGGAGAATCTGCTGCCCTCGGACCTGGTCGATCCGATCGCCGTGCAGTGCACGCATCAACAGCCGCAACATCTTTCCTTCAGTTCCGGCGCGGTATCCACGACACAGGGCGTCGACCCGGGGCTGTGGCTGGTGCCGAACACCGCGCGTCATCGCGACGCGGTGAGCGGACGTTCCGCGGCCGGGTTCGTCGACCAGCTGACCCGGCGTCTGCTGCTGACGCCCGATGTGCGCGAGCGGCTCGACGCGATCGTCGACGCGGGCAGCCACCGGCTGCGGGCCGTGCTGGGGCCCGCGGGTGTCGGCAAGTCCACGCTGCTGGCGATGCTGATCCGTCCCAGCCTGGTCGACGGACTCGCCGTCACCCCCGACTACATCACCGCCGCGGTTTTCCTGACGGTCAACAGCTCCGTGGAATCGGTCGCCGCCGAACTGGCCGTGCAACTCGACGCCCGCCTGCCCGGCTTCCGGGAGGCGGCGCGAGCGGCACGGGCGCATCGGCCCCGAGACGAGTCCGACATCTTCGACATCCTGGTCCGCCGCCCGCTGGCCCGCCTGTCCACCGCGGGCCGCAGGGTCACCTTGGTGTTCGACGGCCTGAACCAACCGCAGGAGGGGACCAGGCGGCTGCTGGTGGCCGCGATCGTCGATCTGACCGAGCGCGAGGATCTGCGGCACGTGCGGGTGATCGTCGGCATCCGGCCAGGGACCGGTGTCGAGGACGATCCGAAGCTGGCGCACATGCACCGGATCGAAATCGCCGAACCGGCTGCCGACGACATCGCCGCAGTGGTGGACTCCGCGCGCGGGACGGCCCCGCTCGGCCCCGTCGACTGGATCGGCTGGATCCAGCGGCTGCTGGCCGAGACGCCGACCGACGCGAGCGGTTCGCGGGTGGTCTCCGGCGGCTGGCTGGTGGCGCGCATCCTGCTGGAGGTCGCGTCGAGGTTGACCGACGGGGCGGTCGCCTCCGGAATCGGTTTGGACCGGGTCATCGCACTGCGGGTCGAGACGGCGCTGCGCGGGGTCGATCCCGAGACCGCGAGTGCGACGGCGGCTCTGCTCGGAGTGCTGGTGGCGGCGGGGGTCGGCCCCGTGCTGCCGCTGGAGTTGCTGGACGCGGCGTTGTCGTCGCTCGGCGTCGACCTCAGTGCGGCCCGGATCCGCGACGTCGCCGTGAATCTCGGCGCGTTGGTCACCCGCAGCCATCCAGGCACCGTCCGCGAGTCGCTCGGTGTGAGCCATAGCGCGTTCCTGCCCGCGCTGGGCGCGGAATGCGATCGTCTCGGGGTGCGCCTCGTGGACGCGCACCGTGCCCTCGTCGCGGCGATCCAGGCCGACGACACCGACCGGGCCGCGGACTACGCCCGCGGCTCGGCCGTGCGCCACTGCCTGGCCTACGGCGCCTCCGCCTTGGCCGTCGACTTCCTGGTGAAGCTGGAGACCGGCAGGTCGGCCGACGATCGCGATCTGTGGGCCGCGTGGGTGCCCGATTTCGTCGGGACACTGGGGCCCGACCACCCCGATACCTTCACCACGCGCGAGCGGCGCGCCTATCACCTCGCCGAGAGCGGCGACCTGGTCGGCGCCGTCGCCGATTTCGAGCTGCTGCTCGAAGACCGGTTGCGGGTCCTCGGTCCCGACGATCCCGACACCTTGGACACCCGCGACCGGTTGGCCAGTTACCGCGCCCGCTGCGGTGATCACTCGGGCGCGGGCGAGGAGTTCGAGCGACTACTCACCGACCAGTTGCGACTGCTCGGTCCCGACCATCCCGAAACCCTGCGGACCAGGAATAATCTGGCGTCCAATCGCGGCGACATCGGCGATTTCGCCGGGGCCATCGCCCGATTCGAACGGCTGCGTGCCGATCGCGCCCGCGTGCAGGGGGCCGACCACCCGGATACTTTGCGCACCCGCAACAGCCTGGCGTACTGGCGTGCCGACAGCGGCGATCTGCTCGGCGCCCGCGCCGAGTTCGAACAACTGGTGGCCGACTATCTCCGCGTCTTCGGCGCCGACCATGCCGACACACTCGGCGCGCGCAACAACCTCGCGGCATTTCGCGCTCGTAGCGGTGACCTGGCCGGGGCGGGCACTGAATTCACCCGCTTACTCGACGATCGCTTGCGGGTACTCGGCCCGGACCATCCCGACACTCTGCTCACCCGCGGCAGGCTGGCCTCCTACCGCGCCGACAGCGGCGATCTCGCGGGCGCGATCACCGACTTGGAGAAACTGCTCGCCGACCGGTTGCGCGTACTCGGATCCGATCACCCGGACACCTTCGACACCCGCCACGATCTCGTGTGCTGCCGCGCTCGTCACGGCGACCTCGCCCGCGCCATCGCGGAGCTGGAGGTCCTGCTGGTCGCGGAGTTGCGCGCTCTGGGCCCCAATCACGCCCACACCATCCGGACCAGGAACACCCTGGCGTACTGGCGGGGCCAGTACGTGGACTGA
- a CDS encoding flotillin, whose translation MLGYHVPDPDEAMLVSGAKSRDNAPFEVIIGRGAWVIPLFRKVRYLSLAMFESEIKERCVTKQAIQLDVRAVIAFKVANDTQSIVNAAQRFLSEQEREMSVLTGRIFSGHLRSIVGSMTVEEIIRERQRLADEVLVASKVEMSNIGLWVDSFQIQSIDDGNLGYIAALAAPHNAAVQRDAQIAQSHAAQAAAQAEQESQRRQAEYQRETAILRAQYQRDIDKANAEAAQAGPLAEALALQEVLTAQAEQARKEAELREQQLQAEVVKPALAEADRVRILAEAEADRTRIQAAAAASNNRIALDQMLIEQLPEIVKQASNGLANAHLTVLNGPEGVGELVNGMVGQGLTVFHSLQKALSSDDGEKAG comes from the coding sequence GTGCTGGGTTACCACGTGCCGGACCCGGACGAGGCGATGCTGGTCAGTGGCGCCAAGAGCCGCGACAACGCGCCGTTCGAAGTGATCATCGGGCGTGGCGCCTGGGTGATCCCGCTGTTTCGCAAGGTGCGCTATCTGTCACTGGCGATGTTCGAGTCCGAGATCAAGGAGCGCTGCGTCACCAAGCAGGCGATCCAGCTCGACGTTCGCGCGGTGATCGCGTTCAAGGTGGCCAACGACACCCAGTCCATCGTGAACGCCGCGCAGCGGTTCCTCTCCGAGCAGGAGCGGGAGATGTCGGTGCTGACCGGGCGGATCTTCTCCGGGCACCTGCGTTCGATCGTGGGCTCGATGACGGTCGAGGAGATCATCCGGGAGCGTCAGAGACTGGCCGACGAGGTGCTGGTCGCCTCGAAAGTCGAGATGAGCAATATCGGTCTGTGGGTCGATTCGTTCCAGATCCAGTCCATCGACGACGGCAACCTCGGCTACATCGCCGCGCTCGCCGCGCCGCACAATGCCGCCGTGCAGCGCGACGCGCAGATCGCGCAATCGCATGCCGCGCAGGCCGCGGCCCAGGCCGAGCAGGAATCCCAGCGCAGGCAGGCGGAATATCAGCGCGAGACGGCGATCCTGCGCGCGCAATACCAGCGCGATATCGACAAGGCCAACGCGGAGGCGGCGCAGGCGGGTCCGCTCGCCGAGGCGCTGGCGTTGCAGGAGGTGCTCACCGCACAGGCCGAGCAGGCGCGCAAGGAGGCCGAGTTGCGCGAGCAGCAGTTGCAGGCCGAGGTCGTGAAACCTGCTCTGGCCGAAGCGGATAGGGTGCGCATCCTGGCCGAGGCCGAAGCCGACCGCACCCGCATCCAGGCCGCGGCGGCCGCGTCGAACAACCGGATCGCGCTGGACCAGATGTTGATCGAACAACTTCCGGAAATCGTGAAGCAGGCGTCGAACGGGTTGGCGAACGCGCATCTCACCGTCCTCAACGGGCCCGAAGGAGTGGGCGAACTGGTGAACGGAATGGTCGGTCAGGGACTGACCGTTTTCCATTCGTTGCAAAAGGCGCTTTCCTCCGACGACGGCGAAAAGGCGGGTTAA